The DNA segment GCTTGGCTCGACGGTCCTGTCGCTGCTGTTCACACCAGAATACGCCCAGCACACGCCAGTGCTGATCTGCTTGTCGGTAGTCCTGGGAATCGAAGCCGCCACGTCGTTTCTGGGAGAAGCAATGACGGCGACTCGCAAGTTCAAGGTGCAAACGCCTGTGCTGCTTGCCGCTCTGATCGCTGCCGCCGTGAGCTGTGTGCTGTTCATTCCGCCGTACGGTTTGATGGGTGCCGCCATCGCTACTGGCATCGGAGCATTTACTCAATTCATTGGCTCGGCCCTGGTTGTGATGTGGGCGGTCCGCGAGCGACGAAAGGAATCGGCATGATTGCTTCCAACGACAAACGTATTCGAGTCGTTCAAGTCGTGCACGGTCTCGTCGTGGGCGGAATCGAAAGCTGGCTGGTTAACGTCCTACAGCGAATCGATCGCGATCGATTTCAGGTCGACTTCATCACCAGCCGTCCAGAGCCTTGCTACTACGACGACGAAGTGCGTGCCCTTGGTGCTCAGATTCACTTTTGCCCTTCGCCACGCAAGCCTTGGATTTATGGCCCAGCGTTCCGCAAGATTATCAAGCAAGGCGGCTATTCCGTCGTCCATGCCCACGTCGATCATTACAGCGGCTTTGTCATGCGGTTGGCGAAGAGCGTCGGGGTAAAGACTCGGATCACGCACAGCCACAGCAACACGACGCGAAACCAGGCCAAAGCAGGCATGTTCCGTCGGATCTACCTAGGGTCGGCCAAGCGTTGGATCCGTACTTCGGCGACGGTTGGTTTGGCTGTGTCCGACGTTGCAGGTGCTTCGCTGTTTCCTCGCTGGGGAAACGACGATCGTTGGGATGTGCTGCACTGCGGAATCAATACTGCTGGCTTCCATCACCCCGTCGACCGATCCGCACTTCGCCAACATTATGGCATTTCGGAAGACGCCTTTGTGTTTGGACACATCGGGGGTTTCCGCGAGCCCAAAAACCATCGGTTCCTGGTTGAAATCGCCGCCGCCCTAAAGAAGCGTGATCCGTCGATCCGCATGTTGCTGGTAGGCGACGGCCCCCTGCGTCCCGAGATCGAAGCCCAGGTTCGCAAGGCAGGCGTCGAAGAACAAGTGGTGTTCACCGGCATCGTCCGAGACGTGACGACCGTGCTGCGTGGAGCGATGGATGCGTTCGTCTTTCCTTCGCTGTGGGAAGGGGCACCGCTGGCGGTGCTCGAAGCCCAAGCGACCGGTATTCCCACGTTGATGTCGACCGCCGTCACCAACGAAATTGCTCATATCCCTTCGCTGGTGCAACAAAAGTCGCTCGACGATTCGGCCGATGATTGGGCCGATGCGTTGATGACGATGGCCCAGCGACCTCGTGAGTTTACACCTGCCGAAGCACTCGCCAGGATCGAGGCAAGCCGATTCAATGTCGACAATGCCGTCCGCAAGTTGGAGGCATTGTATGCAGGCCAGTAACCTTCCCCTGGAACATCATGCGTCGCTGCCAGCAGTGCGGACCCATGCGACCGATCACTCGTCGCCACTTCCGCTTTGCTTCGTTGGACTGTGCTTGTATTTCCTGAGCCAAGGCTACCTGGTGCCTCTCGCAGCGATCGGTCCTTCGTGGGCGATCTGGCCGCGTATCGCTGACTTCGCTGGCCTATTCATGGCCGGAGCATGTCTCTGGCAATGGCGTCAAGCCGAGCGACTTCCCAAACCACTGGCAACGATCACCTTCTGGTTGATGGTCTTCCTTTGGCTGTCAGCAATTTCGCTGATCGCCCAAACGATCATTTCGCCGAAGCTGTACTGGAATGGTCCTCGCATGGGCGAAGCGGTCCAGTGGGGCATCTACCAGATGGCACGACTGATCCAATTCATCGCGCTGTTTATCTGTGCGGCATACACGCCACTGACGGAAACACGACGGCGCTGGCTGGTCGGCGTTTCGACTTCGGTTCTTTGGTTTGTGATCATCACTGTGCTGCTGACTTATACCGGAGCGATCACTTACGAATCGGTTGTCGCGCACCTGCCCGAGTCACCCGATGTCAGCGGACCGTGGGCCTCGTTCGGCGAATCGTTCGATGGCCTTGGCTATATCAGCTACAACCATGCCTATACTGCCGTGCAGTTGGTGCTGCTATTCAGCTTGCACTTGAGTTTGACGCGTTGCCAATTCAATACCGCCAACTTGCTTCTGTTGGTTGCGGTGAACCTCGGCGTCTTCCTTTCTGGCAGCCGGGCTGGTTTTGCCGCGATGCTAGTCCTGGTGTTTCCTTGTCTCTGGACATGGGTTCGCCGCGGGGGCATCTTGCCGCTGGTATGGGCAGGCACCGTTGGCTGCACGATCTTCGCCACGATGCTGATTGCCCCGAGTTTCTTTAAGGTTCGCGGCCTGACCGATTTCAAACAGCAGATTGAAGACCTGGTCGTTCGGCAAACGAGCACGTTTCAAGGCTACAAATCAGACAACCTGGCAGGCCGAACCGACATCTGGAAATGGCATCTCGACTCGCTCGAAGAGCGTCCTTGGACCTGGGTGGTTGGCTATGGCTTTGGTTCCGCCATCACGCGAGGCAATCAGGCTCACATGCAGCCGCTGAATATGGTCAGCGAGATGGGCCTGATTGGGCTTGGCGTTGGCCTGGTACTGATGGTGATCGTCTTGAAAACCCTTTGGCAGATGGAGCCGCCGGGGCATCCGTACCTATGGGGAAGCCTAGCACTGCTGTTCACTTCGCTCACGCAAGAAACCTTTTATCCCGTAGCGGCGATGGGGCATTTCCCTGGGTTTTACCTGTTTGGCCTGGCGATTTGCTTGCGGCTGGCAATCGACTTGCCACCAACACCAGAGCTTCCGCAGTCGACTTCCACTCCCGCTACGACTTCTTAGATTCGTTCACGCTCAATGATCAACAACCACCCGCAATTCGATCGAACGCCAGGCAGCGGCCAACGCCCTGCTCTGTTGATCACGATTGATACCGAGGGAGACGATCTCTGGTCGAACCCGACCACGATTACCACGCGGAATGCGGAATACCTTCCTCGTTTTCAAACGCTGTGCGAACGGTATGGTTTCCGGCCGACGTGGCTGACGAACTGGGAGATGGTCGAGTGCCCTGTCTATCAGCAGTTCGCCAGTGATCTGCTTGTGCGAAACACAGGGGAAGTCGGCATGCATTTGCATGCGTGGAACAATCCACCGTTGACGGGTTTCGACGACCGACATGCCCAGCGACAGCCCTGCCTGATCGAGTATCCGGCAAACGACATGCGAGATAAAGTTGCTCGCATGACCGACCGCCTGGAAGAGGTTTTTCAGGTCAAGATGCGCAGCCATCGCGCTGGCCGCTGGGGCTTCGACGAAGCATACGCCCAGCTGCTGGTCGACTTTGGTTACCAGGTCGACTGCTCGGTGACACCCGGCGTGCGTTGGAACTATGCGTACGTTGGCAAGTACCAAGAGACCGGCGTCGACTACCGCGAATTTCCGAGCCATGCCTATTGGATCGATCTGGAAGACATCCAGCGTCCCGGCAATTCGCCGCTGCTGGAACTGCCGATGACGATCGTCCCTGGCGATCAAACCTTCTTGACGCGATGCATGCACCAACTGGGCCGTTCATCGCGTCTGCTGAATCGTGTTGCTAATCGAATCGCACCGCAAGACGTCTGGTTCCGCCCTTTCCGCAACAACCGCCATCTGCTGCCCAAGTTGGTCGAAGCAGGTCCGGTGGACGGCTGCGATTACTTGGAGATGGCGTTCCACTCGTCAGAACTGATGCCCGGCGGAAGCCCATCGTTCCCGAACGAACGATCGATCGAACAACTGTACGAGCGGTTCGAGGCACTCTTCGCCGCAGCCCAGGGGCGTTACGTCGGCCTAACGTTAACCGAGTACCACGACCGCATGGTATCCGATCGGCTTGCGATGTCTCCTTCCACCACCGCACAGGAAGCATAAGCAGCAAACCATGGACGTTGTCGTCACCCTTGAACATCGATTCTTCCGCACGCCTGATGGTGCCACTTGGACCGAAACGCAGTTCCCGAATGCGTTCTGGCAGCGGTACCTGAATGTGTTTGATGGCGTGCGGATCGTGGCTCGCGCCCAGCCCGTCGCGGAAGCCCTTCCTCATTGGAATCGAGTCGACGGTCCGAAGGTTTCGTTTCACTCGCTTCCATATTACCAAGGCCCTTGGCAGTACCTGAAGAAAGCTAAGGCCGTTCGTCGAGCCGCTGCCGAAGCAGCCGGAACCGAACACGCAGTCATCCTGCGAGTCCACTCGCCGATCGCCGCTCTCGTAGAACGCCGTATGCGTCGCGAGAACAAGCCGTACGGGGTCGAGGTGGTCAGCGATCCCTGGGATGTGTTCGCACCGGGTGCGTTTCATCATCCACTGCGATGGTACTTCCGTCGCAGCCTTTCGGCAGAGACGAAGCGGCAGTGCCGTAATGCGGTCGCGGCATCGTATGTCACGCAGCATGCATTGCAGAGACGCTACCCAGCGACCAACGCAAGCTTTCAAACGCATTACTCCAGTGTCGAGTTGCCGCCAGAGTCGTTCGTCGAATCGCCTCGGGAATTCGATCAGCAACAAGGACCGTTGAAGCTGATCACCGTGGGTGCGTTGGCCCAGATGTACAAAGGGGTCGACACGCTGATCGATGCCGTGGCGATGGCTCGCCGGCAAGGTGCCGACGTTGCCCTGACCATCGTGGGCGATGGTAAGCATCGTGGTGAACTGGAAGAACAAGCCCGGCGATTGAACTGTGCCGACGTGATTCATTTCGCAGGTTCACTAACCAGCGGGCCGCCCGTTCGGGCCGAGTTGAACAAAGCAAATCTGTTCGTTTTGGCATCCCGCCAGGAAGGATTGCCTCGCGCGATGATCGAAGCGATGGCTCGAGCACTTCCTTGCGTCGGCACCACCGTGGGTGGCATTCCAGAACTGCTTGCCAAAGAGAACTTGTTTGCCCCCAACGATGCCGAGGCCCTCGCTCGTCGCATCTGCGAATTGGCCAGCGACCGTTCGCAGCTAAACGCGATGTCACAGCGAAATTTGTCGATGGCTCAACAATATGCCGATCACGTGCTGCGAGAGCGGCGCGATCAATACTACAACGCGGTTCGTCAGGCCACCCAACAATGGCTTGATGGATCGAGTGCGCGGAATCCTGTTACTGCAGCGGATGGACGACCGCCAACCAGTAGCAGGATGGTTACACATTCGCTTGCCACGAACGGAGTGTCGATGCCAGCGAATGACACAGTTTCTCCAGTTGCGGAAAGTGGACAATCCGCCGCAACTTCAACATGGCAAGGTGCTAAATCATGCACACCGTAATTATGGCAGGTGGTCGCGGCCGACGCCTGGCTCCTTACACGATTAACTTCCCTAAGCCGCTCGTCCCGGTCGGAGAGATGCCGATCCTCGAGATCGTGCTCCGGCAGCTCAAAATCGCTGGCTGCGAAACGGCAACCCTTGCCGTCGGTCACCTGGCGGAACTGATCATGGCCTACTTCGGCAAAGGCGAGCAGATTGGAGTCGACCTGAAGTACTCCGGCGAGAAAGAACCTCTTGGCACCGTCGGTCCATTGGCATTGATGGAAGACCTGCCGGAGAACTTCCTGGTGATGAATGGTGACGTGCTGACGACGCTCGATTATCGCGAGCTGTACGAGTACCACTTGCAGAACGAATGCGATCTGACGATTGCCTGCCATCGCTGCTCGACCAA comes from the Bremerella sp. JC817 genome and includes:
- a CDS encoding sugar phosphate nucleotidyltransferase, with product MHTVIMAGGRGRRLAPYTINFPKPLVPVGEMPILEIVLRQLKIAGCETATLAVGHLAELIMAYFGKGEQIGVDLKYSGEKEPLGTVGPLALMEDLPENFLVMNGDVLTTLDYRELYEYHLQNECDLTIACHRCSTKIDLGIVEFDERLEVTGYREKPRLPYDVSMGVYAFNRKALDIVPAGEYYDLPTLVLKFIELGRKVKVYMSDAMWLDIGRVEDYASASAVFEEHRDLFLPEPQLANGTPKN
- a CDS encoding glycosyltransferase, with the protein product MIASNDKRIRVVQVVHGLVVGGIESWLVNVLQRIDRDRFQVDFITSRPEPCYYDDEVRALGAQIHFCPSPRKPWIYGPAFRKIIKQGGYSVVHAHVDHYSGFVMRLAKSVGVKTRITHSHSNTTRNQAKAGMFRRIYLGSAKRWIRTSATVGLAVSDVAGASLFPRWGNDDRWDVLHCGINTAGFHHPVDRSALRQHYGISEDAFVFGHIGGFREPKNHRFLVEIAAALKKRDPSIRMLLVGDGPLRPEIEAQVRKAGVEEQVVFTGIVRDVTTVLRGAMDAFVFPSLWEGAPLAVLEAQATGIPTLMSTAVTNEIAHIPSLVQQKSLDDSADDWADALMTMAQRPREFTPAEALARIEASRFNVDNAVRKLEALYAGQ
- a CDS encoding glycosyltransferase family 4 protein, giving the protein MDVVVTLEHRFFRTPDGATWTETQFPNAFWQRYLNVFDGVRIVARAQPVAEALPHWNRVDGPKVSFHSLPYYQGPWQYLKKAKAVRRAAAEAAGTEHAVILRVHSPIAALVERRMRRENKPYGVEVVSDPWDVFAPGAFHHPLRWYFRRSLSAETKRQCRNAVAASYVTQHALQRRYPATNASFQTHYSSVELPPESFVESPREFDQQQGPLKLITVGALAQMYKGVDTLIDAVAMARRQGADVALTIVGDGKHRGELEEQARRLNCADVIHFAGSLTSGPPVRAELNKANLFVLASRQEGLPRAMIEAMARALPCVGTTVGGIPELLAKENLFAPNDAEALARRICELASDRSQLNAMSQRNLSMAQQYADHVLRERRDQYYNAVRQATQQWLDGSSARNPVTAADGRPPTSSRMVTHSLATNGVSMPANDTVSPVAESGQSAATSTWQGAKSCTP
- a CDS encoding O-antigen ligase family protein, with amino-acid sequence MQASNLPLEHHASLPAVRTHATDHSSPLPLCFVGLCLYFLSQGYLVPLAAIGPSWAIWPRIADFAGLFMAGACLWQWRQAERLPKPLATITFWLMVFLWLSAISLIAQTIISPKLYWNGPRMGEAVQWGIYQMARLIQFIALFICAAYTPLTETRRRWLVGVSTSVLWFVIITVLLTYTGAITYESVVAHLPESPDVSGPWASFGESFDGLGYISYNHAYTAVQLVLLFSLHLSLTRCQFNTANLLLLVAVNLGVFLSGSRAGFAAMLVLVFPCLWTWVRRGGILPLVWAGTVGCTIFATMLIAPSFFKVRGLTDFKQQIEDLVVRQTSTFQGYKSDNLAGRTDIWKWHLDSLEERPWTWVVGYGFGSAITRGNQAHMQPLNMVSEMGLIGLGVGLVLMVIVLKTLWQMEPPGHPYLWGSLALLFTSLTQETFYPVAAMGHFPGFYLFGLAICLRLAIDLPPTPELPQSTSTPATTS